GGCCGCCTTGAACTGACCTTCCGACAGGGACAGGATGGCGCCCCGGAATATCTGCGACTGGTAGGCCGCGCTGATGAGACCCAGGACGACGACGGCCACCGTGAAGGCGGAGAGGTTGATGTCCAGGGCCGTACAGAGGCCGAAGTAGAAGAGGAACAGGAAGACGAGGAGCGGGATCCCGCGGAAGAACCAGACATACAGGGCGACCAGGGGCCGCAGCCAGCCGGGGCCGTACACCTGGGCCACGGCCAGGGGAACGGCCAGGCAGAATCCGAATCCCATGGCTCCGAGAACGACCACCAGGGTGACGAAGGATCCTTCCAGGAGGTAGGGCAGGGCGTCCAGGACGGCGAGAAGCGCTTCAGGCATCAAGGTACCGTGGTTCGGGGCGATGTGCCCCCCGTTGACAAACGAACCCTCCCCCGTCGGCAGGACGGGGGAGGGTGAACGGAAGATCCCGGGAAACGATCCGGGATTCTATTTCTTGTTGATATAGGTCTTGACCAGTTCCTTCCAGTAGGGGGTCTTCATGAGCTTCGTCAATCCAGCATTGATCTTGTTCAGGAATGCGGTGTCCTCCTTGCGGACGGCGTAACCGAACTGCTCGTCGGGCATGCCGAAGGTCCCCAGGATTTTCACGGCCTTCTTCTTGCTGATGGCGTCCCTGGCGGGAGCGTCGTCCATGGCGGCGGCGGCGATGCGGCCGTTGAGGACGTCCTCGATGGCCAGAGGCGCGGAGTCATACTGGACAAGCTGGAATTTCAGCCCCTTCTTCTTGATGAGATTTTCATCCATCCACTTGGCTTCCGTGGTGCCGCGCTGGACGCCGATCCGGCTGCCCGCTGCAAGAGCCTGCTCCACCGTCAGCCTGGCATCTTTCTTGGCGACGAGCACCTGCTGGATCTTCCAGTAGGGGATGGAGAAATTGACCTGCTTTTTCCGGGCGTCGGTGATGCTCATCCCGGAGGCGACAATGTCGATCTTCCTGGCCAGGAGGCTGGGGACGATGCTGTCCCAGTCCTGGGGCTGATGCTTGACCTGAAAGCCCTGGTCCTTGGCGATCCAGTCGAGTGCCTTGATGTCGAAGCCGTCGGGAGCGCCTTTTTTGTCTACGTAGGCGAAGGGCGGGAAGTTGGCATCGATGCCGTTGATATAGATCTTTTCCGCACCGACGGCGGGAGAGATCAGGACCAGACAGAGAATTGCGGCGGCAGCCAGCTGCCATGCCTTTTTCATGGAGATCTCCTTTTCTCTTGGGTGTTCGGGAGCCGCCCCGCCGGCGGACCGGAGGGGCGGCTTTTCTGGAAGTCTATTTCTGGACGATGTATTCAACCACCGCGTCCACCCGGCGGTTCTTCTGGCGGCCTTCCTTTGTCTTGTTGTCCGCGATGGGCTGAGTCAGGCCGTATCCCTTGGCGGAGATGCGGTCCTTGTCCACCTTGAACTTGTCCACCATGTACTTCGCGACGGCAGCGGCCCGCCGCTGCGAAAGCTTCTGGTTGTAGGCCTTGCTGCCGACGTTGTCGGTATGGCCCTCGATGACGACCTTGATCTCCGGATGGCGGTTGATCACGTCGGCGAACTTGGCGATTTCGTCATGGTACTTCTTCTTGACGACCCACTTGGCCGTGTCGAACTGGACGTTAATGGTCGCCCGGCCCTTTTCCAGCATTTCCTTCTCGGTCGCCGTCTGTTCCGCCTTGGCTTCTTCCTTCATCTCCTTGACCGGCTCCGGCGGAGGAGGCGGGGGCGGAGGAGGAGCTACGACCTTGGGCTCCGGCGGGGGCGGCGGAGGGGGCGGAGCGGGTTTCTCACCGCCGAACAGGAAGCTCAGCCCAAGGGTGTACTCCAGGTTTTCCATGGTGCTGCCAAAAACGAAGGGTACGCGGACGTCACCCCGCAGGGCCAGCCAGTCGGTCATGAACCACTTCAAGCCGGCGCCGACATCAACCAGGAAGCGGTTTTTATTTCCGACCTCGGAAGGGTAGGAGATGGACTGACCACCGAAGCCTACTGCAAGGTAGGGAACCACTTTGTACTGGGGCATGAGGTACAGCAGACCCTCCAGCCGGTAGTTGAAGACGTTCGTGCTTTCTCTCCTGGCGGCCGCCCAGTTCTGGGCGTCCGTGCTCATGACATTCCAGGGAGCGGAGTATTCGGTTCGAACGTAGTCGAAGACGCCTTCCACACCGATGTACCGGGTGATGTCATAGCCGAACCGGATTCCATAAACGGGGGCATTTTTCAGGTGCTGATCGGAGTTGAAGACGTATCCTCCGATGAAAGGGGTGACTGAAAACGTGCCGGGACGAACCTCTGCCAATCCCGGCGAAGCCGCGGCCAGGACGAGCAGGACGATGAAACCGCATAAAATTTTCTTCATTGCTTCCTCCTCCATTTCATAAACTAATAAGGATGTGAACTGCTCACACAAAAAACATCAATCCCGGACATCGCTTCCCGAACGGCCTCCCTGCGCACGGGAAAGGAATCCGGAATTTTGAATGAAGATGTATGGAAGGTGCGTCAACCGCCGGTTCATGGTCGGGAAAACACCGCCTTCTTCGTCGTATGCCATGGCCGGACCCGCCATACAGGGACTCTGTGTCCGCATCCGCAGAGGATTTGACGTTATCCTGCAGGTTCATCCGGCTGGAGAGATCCCCATAAGGGTAATGTAACAGGGGCTGGATTTCGTTCATGCCCTGCTCGATCGACCGCGGCGGGATGTTCTCGTCGCTGGACGGCTCCTCCATAAAAGGTAATTTGGATACGGAAGCACCATTTCCATGCTCTGAACACGCGGCGATGAGGAACGGAATGCTGGAGACGACGATCATGATGCCGTTCCCTGCGTCGCAGGTTTGAAATTCTTAAACCATCCTCCGGCCTTCCGTCAACCTGAAAAACGTCGGGCGGAGGTTTTGCCCGTCATGGAGATACAGGCGCCGTCTGTCGTTCCACGAGCTTTTCATGGAAAAAAGAATCCATCTCTGTTACGCATTCGCCATCATTTGCAACAATGGAGGTTCTTATGAAGACATTCGATCTGTTCAAGCTCGACGGCAAGGTCGCCCTGGTGACGGGCGGCGGGCGCGGAATCGGAAAGTACATCGCCACGGGCCTGGCCGAGGCCGGTGCGGACGTGGTCATCACCTC
This DNA window, taken from Syntrophales bacterium, encodes the following:
- a CDS encoding OmpA family protein, which encodes MKKILCGFIVLLVLAAASPGLAEVRPGTFSVTPFIGGYVFNSDQHLKNAPVYGIRFGYDITRYIGVEGVFDYVRTEYSAPWNVMSTDAQNWAAARRESTNVFNYRLEGLLYLMPQYKVVPYLAVGFGGQSISYPSEVGNKNRFLVDVGAGLKWFMTDWLALRGDVRVPFVFGSTMENLEYTLGLSFLFGGEKPAPPPPPPPPEPKVVAPPPPPPPPPEPVKEMKEEAKAEQTATEKEMLEKGRATINVQFDTAKWVVKKKYHDEIAKFADVINRHPEIKVVIEGHTDNVGSKAYNQKLSQRRAAAVAKYMVDKFKVDKDRISAKGYGLTQPIADNKTKEGRQKNRRVDAVVEYIVQK
- a CDS encoding amino acid ABC transporter permease, whose product is MPEALLAVLDALPYLLEGSFVTLVVVLGAMGFGFCLAVPLAVAQVYGPGWLRPLVALYVWFFRGIPLLVFLFLFYFGLCTALDINLSAFTVAVVVLGLISAAYQSQIFRGAILSLSEGQFKAARALGMSDAKAILFIILPQALRLSIPGWSNEYSIILKDSAVTYALGVAEIMARTHFVATRTYQHMPLYAAAGLIFLVLTWVGIRGLRLLEEKVRIPGYSHHEF
- a CDS encoding ABC transporter substrate-binding protein, which produces MKKAWQLAAAAILCLVLISPAVGAEKIYINGIDANFPPFAYVDKKGAPDGFDIKALDWIAKDQGFQVKHQPQDWDSIVPSLLARKIDIVASGMSITDARKKQVNFSIPYWKIQQVLVAKKDARLTVEQALAAGSRIGVQRGTTEAKWMDENLIKKKGLKFQLVQYDSAPLAIEDVLNGRIAAAAMDDAPARDAISKKKAVKILGTFGMPDEQFGYAVRKEDTAFLNKINAGLTKLMKTPYWKELVKTYINKK